The Pristiophorus japonicus isolate sPriJap1 chromosome 13, sPriJap1.hap1, whole genome shotgun sequence genome contains the following window.
cactggattagtcgagtctggaggtaacaaacgcGAACAAAGCTCTGCTCTCCAAAGCATATCCCAACGTTTGCTGCTTTTTTCCCCCTAATTTTGTTTACTGTTTCCCACCAAATCCACAGATACTCTGTACTTTCCAGAGACCAAGATGCTGTACCTGCTGAGTGGAACTCCTGGTTGGTCCCAGTGCTGAGGAAGAGATCCCTAATGGGCTGGTCCGCTGCTTTGCCCATGGAAGAGCTTTTCAAAGCAAAGAGGTACTATTCACCACACATTGCATGATCCCAAATAAAAATAACATTTCAGCTCAAATAGCTGGCAGCATCCTGACCATTTGCTGAGATGTGATAAGAGCTGCAGGTGATGGAAGTCTGAGATAACATGCAGATCAGTCAGCATCGGAGAaaagaaaagacaggttaacatttcggTTTCATCATCATAACTGACAACCATGGAAGATAAGCAAGCATTGTAGTAAGATTGAAAAacagagagaaaagaaagagaggGGCGAAAACATTAATGCATACAGAactgtactgtgcacagttctcgtcTCCATATTATCAAACTGGTATAGAGATACTGGagtaggtgcaaaaaagatttacaaggctgacaccagaactgagaggctgaaaagagaaggctgaggtctgacctaatagaggtctttaaaatgatgaaggggtttgatagggtagatgtttcTATTTGTGGGGCAGTCCAAAAATAGAGTTCATAAATAtaagaaagtcactaataaatGCCGTAGGGAATTcacgagaaggctgaggggtgacctatgaAAGGGTTTTGGCAGAGTTGACACaagagagtgttttcacttgtggggaagagcataactagaggccatcaatataagctagACATCAAGGAATCAAATAGcggattcagaagaaacgtctttacccagagagtggtgagaatgtggaacttgttactacagggagtggttgaggtgaatagcatagatgcatttaaggggaagctagataaacacatgagggagaaaggaatagaaggatatgctgatagggagagatgaaatagggtgggaggagcttCGTGTAGAGCATAAAACCCACCAGATAGACCTGTTGGCCGATGGCCTGTTtcttgctgtaaattctatgcaattctatgtatGTAAAGAATGCTGAACTATAAAGCCAAAATAATAGagtacaagtcagaggaagtcatgTTCAAATCATATGGTGCGCTGGTTAACTCCATCTGCAGCACTACATCTAGTTCTGGTCGTGGAGACACCAGGGAGATGGTCAAGCAGTTTGCAGACAAGCCATAAGGTTGTCTCCTCATGACACAAGTCTGACCTATGAGACAAGATTGGAGAGTCATGGGATTTTCATTCTTGAAAACAGAACGACAAGAATATTAATATACCTCCTCCTGAAGAACAGCTGCTTCTGATTGGTCAGCTTTCCCATTTTCTGATTTTTATAATCTAATGCTAATTTGATTATTTTTCAAAGACGACAATTAAAATTTTGAACTCTCCTCAATAAAACAATATTAAAACTACAGCaacacaaaagcaaagtactgggaatctgaaataaaaaccgaagtactcagcaggtcaggcagtatctgcggagagagaaacagagttaatgtctcaggtcgatgactttttatTAGAACTATAAGATCAGTTCAGATCATTCAATGCCTGTCTGTGCACATTGTGAAAATGCAAACAAAGGACAATTAAAATTTAATGTAAAGGAACTGAATgctgacaactaacaaaatattaaTAGAGACTTGTATTATAATATTGATTCACTTATTTGCACCTGTAATAAAACTAATTGGATACAGTGGGAGTAGCAGATTATAGGATGGATGAAGAAGAATATTAGATGTTAGATGTTAagtttattgaatggcagatcattTTAAATACAAGCTCTAAACCCAGATTTTTTTTTACAATGTTTCGATTTATACTATTGGGGTGGGAAACATGATTTATTTGTCTGCCTATTGCTGTGTAACCTGGCCGAGACTGGTGACTCTCAGACCCACATTCAAGGTGGGATTTCAGCTTTATGTTTCAGGGAAGTGATGTGAGCAGCAATAGTAGAATTTTAGCACTGGCAGTGTGCTATAACAATAAAGGGAATGTTCTGCAGTCGCGTTGACTATCGAGCTGCTTTATTGCCCTGTTAGTTATGTTGCAATAGTACTTCCTTTCCAAGGTCAtctttagtgcaataaaatcaGAGAAATGAAAACATGACATTTGTTAAGTGGTTGATTTGTATGAAATTTTGTTAATCTGTTGATGGAGCTAGATATTCAGTGCATAGAATCATATTATGGGCTAGACTTCCCTCTTCCTTTTCACTGGTTTTCTCGGCGGTGTTGCTCTTTTTTGGTGAaaaaccacccggcgaaagttttcacttcattttttaaagagttccgccgacattttaaaataccgctggggagcagaccgcccacGTGCATCCGCGTGCACTGCCAAGAAAGCCACCACAGTCCaagttttggctcagcggtgacccacaGGTAAGATCGAAAAATCCAcccacgaaaagctgccggaaacagggcagtaccctgcaaagaaaggtaagttaaagggttttttttataattatttttaaattctttcatgacgattaaaaagggtcttgagaatgttttttaaatttttatttttttgtttcattgaaaatatattttttgagTTTCCCTCCTCCCAAGgaccaaccgcagcctcggtctaaattttgagtacttaccacccattctggttaagaaccgcccaatttgcccaggatcgcgtttaaccgccgagaatctacATGTAAAATTCATTTTCTCGCCAGCCGATATTTTTTCTCTTCTTTACGGAATTTTTCACCAGCGTCatttgaagaatcttagcggtctttttgggcggcaatccggcggtggggggctttagggaaagtctagcccatagaaattgacagcacggaaggaggccatttcgacccatcatgtccatgtcggccaacaaagagctatccagccttattcCACTTTCAGCTCtttatagccctgtaggttacagcaattcaagtgcacatccaagtactttttaaatgtggtgagggtttctgcctctaccaccctttcaggcagtaaattccagacccccaccaccctctgggtgaataaatttcccctcaaatcctctctaaacatacttccagttactttaaatctatgcctccaggTTGTAGGCCCTGCATGAAATTGAGAAGTTAGGTTCATAAACAACAAAGCTAATAGAATGCTGAACTATGAAACCAAATCAGTAGCATACAATTAGAGGAAATTGTGCTCACGCTGTATGGTGCACTGGTCATACCACAGTTCTAGTCCTCGAGACATCAGAGAGATACACGGTCAACCTCTGCAGCCAGTTTACAGAAGAGCCATAAGATTGACCCATCGTGTCAGAAGTCTGATTTATGAGGTAAGATTTTCATCTAGAAAGCAGACGTCTAATGGGTGACTTTATTGTGATTTACGAGAGTAAACACTTGGGAAAAGGTAAATGAAATCCAGAAAATTACTTCAAACTAAATTGTGAGagtaggacaaggggacacagACTCAGACTAGTATAAGGCACGAAGAGTGATGAACACTCCCAgatagagtggtggaggcagaaaccctggaGTTGCATAAGAAAAAATTGGATGCTGAAATGGGAGCACTTGTGTCTTTCTAAATAACTGAACTAAGTTGGCCCCAAATCCTTCTAATGCATAATTATCTTGTGATTTGATATTTATAGGGATATATGGCTGGGTGTGGTATAATGGGACAAATGGCGATTGACAGCACAGGTCTTGAATGACTGGCTTTGAATTGGATGTTTTTGGCTCTCTAATTATTCCTAGGGCTTGATCCTGTGCACACCTTGTTGGAAAATAAGCATTCATGTCACGGGGCTGCTGATGACTTGAGTCTGCATTTCACTGTTAGGGGCAATCAGTAGGTGCATTGTTGGATAAAGTGGGGCATGTTATGATGGGATGTCTCACCTGGTCACAGGTGAGGGGATTCCCTAGTCATTTTGATCCATTCTTGGGCATCTCCTGTTTAATGATCAGTATTCATTGTTCATGGGACTTGTAGAAAAAGCTGTAGTTTAGATTCTCATCTCAGCTGAAGAAATATTAAGTGGCATCTGTGAGAATGGAAGACATAATGATTTAAAAGTGAATTTTAAAATACTGGCAAATACTTTTACATCTAAATCACTATATTAAATCTAGAACATCCAAAACAATATCAAATTATATTATATGAATCCTTTTAAAATTGCTTTTGTGTTGCTATACAGGTACTTGCATATCAGCTCGGACCAACCTAGCTATCAGACATCGATTTACAGGGCTATCTGAAGCTAAGTGGGAAGAATTTCAACCCACAGTGACAAGTCTACCCCTTCAGGCCCCATCAGTGAGCCAGGCTGGCTAGTCATTTATTAAGTGGCCCATAATATCGCAGACCTGTCTGGATCAAAAATAAATGAATGTTGTCTTAAACAGCTCTAGGATTCATTCTGGTTACCGAGCATCTTTCATGCAGTGTTATTCATGATACCATTTCCCTGATGCAACTGAGATGCTATTTGGGCAATATTGCTGTGTAACATGCCCTTTGATTTACAGTTCCAATAATAGGGGATACTTGTGTTAGTAGTTGGTTACCCATTGACATTTCCCAAACATTTTCTCTTGCATAAGATCTACACACCGGATCAGCAAACTTGTTTGCATTTTGGAGGGAAATCAAGAGGAACTTTTACCACACAAAAGGcattagaaatctggaactctctccccccaaaatgctgtggatgctggaacaaTTGAAACTTTCCATGAGAGcattagatttttgttaggtaagggtatcaagggatatgtagcAAAGATgggtaattggagttgaggtacagatcagccatgatctaattgaatgacaaaaCAGGCTTgaggaactgaatggcctactcctgttcctaaagttCCTATTGTGCAGTAGAATCAGAGTTGTGATGACATTTTTCTCATGGGATTTTCAGAATAAGCTAAAGGTTTTATCTTATTCCTTTGCACCACAAAGTGCAGCGACCCTAACAGAGTCTATTATTTAGAaggatatgggagtcaagggttatgcttgaatgataagggagtcaagggttatggggagcgggcagggaagtggagttgaggccaagatcagatcagccatgatcttattgaatggcggagcaagctcgaggggccaaatggcctacttctgttcctatttcttatgctcttatgttctatttACTCTTGCAGCTTCCGTGTGGGAAAGAGGAAGTGTAACCTGGCCACCTGTGTGACACAGCGCCTGGCAGACTTTTTGAGTCGCTCCAGTAACAGCTTGGGACCCTTCTACACGCCAACAAATGTCGGGTCAAACACTTACGGCAAGAGAGACGGCATGGGACTGTACAGCAGAGAAGTCCTCAGTTATCTCCAACGCTAGAACTCAGAGCAATCCAGGGTCATTTTCTTAAAGTTGGTAGATTCTTTCTGTAGCTGCAATGTCAGTAGAGGATGATAATGCTCACCTGTTTTAGAAGTTTCAAGCAGTTGTGCCCTGTTTCACTGTTCCTGGCCGGTTGCGTTTGGAACAACAGTATGGATATGACCAGGTTCATTGTTCGATGTATGAAGTTCTCTGCATGTTTTTAATTTAAAGAAACCTGCTGGTACTACATGAATTAATTGTAATAACTAAGTTATTTTGAATCTATTAAAGACAAAtattgagaattttttttaaaagctggtcTATATTTGAATTTCTGTGTAGATACCATTACTGGATGAGCATGAAATATATGTTTTCTGGTCAGTAAggtgcatgacatgtgcagaaACCCATCGCTATGCTTAGGAATCTCCAAACCAAATTACTGAGAAATCTATATACTTAGTATCCATTTCTTTGGTGTGCCATGAAagaaaaataagacttgcatttgtatcgcacctttcatgacgtcaggacgacccaaagtgctttatagcaaatgaagtacttttaaagtgtagtcactgttgtaatgtaggaaacgtggcagccaatttgcacacagcaagctcccacaaacagcaatgtgatagtgaccagataatcactttttgttatgttgattgagggataaatattagtcaccggggacaactcccctgctcttcttctaaatagtgccatgggatatttcatgtccacttgagagggcaggcaaggccttggtttaatgcctcatccaaaaaatggcaccttcaactgtgcagcactacttcagtactgcactggagtgtgagtctagatttttgtgctcatgtctctggagtgggacttgaacccacaaccttctctccGCCTGTTAGGATGCACTTCACTTATCTAAACTCAGAGAATGTAGACATAGCTTGGTAAGAGGCGAGGCTTAGTGACAAACAGGTGTGAATGGGAGTACTCCTGGAGTCTAACTAGTTTAAAGCCAGCACTGTGCACTGATAAGCTTCATGCTACTTGCCTAGCTAGGAGCAACCTAGTCATCACACTGATTTTCAAGGCTATCAGAAGCCGAGTGGGAAGATTCTTAGCCCCCAGTGACATGTCTATCCCTCCAGGTCCCATCAGTGAGTCAGGCCGACTAGTCATTTATCAACAGTGGTCTAGAATACCGTAGACCTGCCTGGCTCAAGAATCGAATGATCAAATCAACCCTGGAGCATTGCTTGGTTCCAGTCTCCAGGAGTGTCAGTTTGGAGCCAATTCAACCACAGCGAGAGTCTGCTTAACTCCCTGTTCAAGGAGGATTATCATTAGTAGGTCATCAGGCAATGGACACGCATGGGTTTGAGCTCTCACTAGGTTGGCAGAAGGCACCAGGGGTTCCTCCTGAATATCACGAGGTATAGCTCATCAGAACCTGTACATTACCAACAGTGTCGTGACTACAGCACAGACCGCCACCACACCCCCATTCATGGTTCCAGCATTGAAGATGGGGATCAATTGTTTGCCTCTCTGCAGCACAAGCAGGATGGACACCGAACCTTGGGCTaattcagggccagaagaggcgagagcccagggacagcacagaccagcccacactgcgatatgtgtgcgcactaggcccgtgcagcagagctggtctccagtcatcttggttaatccttgctactggacagagaccgagctctgtcaagcctgtgtggtggctggtgtgcaacggccaccacacgttaaaaaaaatccacgcacaggcatcttctaccctacagcatgtagttcaggacctggaatattaggtcctttattgaaacacctgtgaactcatccttttttggcgtggaagcaagtcatccttgtttcgagggactgcctatgatgatgaatgggtaCGTGTTCACATACCTAGCCTCAGGTAACACCTTCCAGCAGCTGCTGTCCCAATACACAACATTTACTCATCAGTTATTTGGTGGGCATCTGCCTCCAGAATGATGGAAGCAGCTGAACACAATGACTCAAGACATGCCAGCAACTTGACATTTTATTTGTCCAATGCCAGCACCAAGCTTACGCATCACCAACTGCTTAATTCAATTCCTCATTCGAGGGGATTTGGCAAAGAGACATACCTACCATGAGGTAGGCTCCTCATTCAGGGTGGTGAGTAACAGATCGTTGTAGGCCTTCCTTCCCTGCAAACATTTCCCTTTTTTTTCACCACAAAGCCACCTCACAGCTTGGTCCTGGATCTCAAGGCATGAAAGAAGCCCTTGCATTGCTTACAGAAGAACTCCATCTCATGAAGGACAACTGGTTAGGTACACATTTATTTGCCAGAAGCTTAACCTACTTTGACGACTGTGCTGCCATTGAAGACACGACAAGGATGCATTATCGCCTTCCCAATGTTGTCTTGAACTAAAGTTGGCATCCATCAGAGTCCTCAGATATTGATATGAATCAACAGTTTTTAACAGGCACTCCTTGGCATACAAATTCGGTAGCCCCTGAAAACGGGCGCGTGGATCGCGATGCAATAGCAAACCGCATCTGTTCGGAGGACTGCAGGTAGTATGTAAAATTCGTGCAGCCTGCTACTTTGCATGATTGCAGCATTCAGCCCAGTGCTGAATGTACTGCTGaatggctgaatgctcagcagggggctcaagtttgtgcaaggctagctcaaattaaagctagcctgaacaacttaaaggcagtctgcacctcttaaaggggaggtgccttctGCCTGCATCAGATACTGGAAGTGATTGTGGAGGCGACTGTTACTAAAAATGCGACTGTGTAATGGCTCAAAAGGCCAGAGAAAGGATTCCAAGattctccgatgcagcactggaggcgttGGTCCAGGAGATCAACTCCAGGAGAGAGGTTCTcttcccacagggggccaggaggccctccaggcaattGAAAAGACTATAGTGGGATAAAATAGTCAatgtggtgaatgccagcagtaGAACCATGAAGAcctggactcagtgcaggaagaagtttaatgacctcatacgtatggtcaaggtcagtgaattcatcgtcaaatgccatatctcaccatctgcaccactagcctcacacattgctcaatgcaccacagccCCATCACTCCAACAATCTACCAATCAGGACTCATTCCTCACATTCATgtgtcacctcaccctcacacacttaccactgctgcaagcctcacacccacatctcacagcatgAACACATTgttagctattcaactatgacagacACACCATCTAAACACATTaatccacactcactgacacacttgcctttctcttgcaggaaaaggtggtgcaTCCATCAGATTCCAGCAGACCTTAACCGGTGGGAGACAGGCTTGCCTACAtcaccttggaggagacagtgctggccattgttGGCAGGGGCTTGGCTGAGCCGAGGTCAGCAATGGGGCTGTAGGAATACAGGCTGCCGGTGTTCTCAtacgtaatcctccttctcacatcccacttccccttcatcccacaatcttttctgaCTTGCAatttgcacatggtgtaagcatgcagctcttgttCTCCCACCACCTCACCAAaaacttacccttgtgcctttctcatttcagacaccgAAGAAAACCGGCCTGCCCATCCAGTGGTCGAACAACTGGAGGGAGAGGAAagtgaagaagaaaaagaagaaacaccatcatttGATTTCactctcccagccaccagctcagatactgacactctgcatactttagaggataggttagatgcgggatctgcacatggtgagacaccaggcatgagtggcctgcagccagggcagagggaaaggatagctcaggtgccagctccctggaagGCGAGGTCGCACATGAGCTCTTCTGCCGAGGACTCGAATGAAGACCTCGATGGGGCGGCCTACGGAAGAACACTGATGGgggtgcacaatgaaatgcttggtgctttGGCAGGCCAGCCAGAAAacttgagtgcaatgtcaaggagcatggaggagtccagctccagccttgcacagggctttgagcAGAGATTAGAGCCCGTCTTTTCCAGTATGGAAGGGCTGGGCAGAACCATTAATGCACTTGTGGACACAACCATAATGCCGCGTCTGATGGCCGAAgtatgagtgctgcaatggaaacacAGACTACTGCCattatggctgggtttaccagtgttgaaagggtcttgcagagtgtcacagcagtccagcagtctgTGCTCAGCAGATTACCAGGGTTGCTGAGACGCTGCCCCGGGGCAGTGGCAGTGGATTAATCTTTCAGGAGGACAGCATTcgtctcccaccactgccactcagccAGTACCCTTGCTGTTGTCTCTCAGCTaggcagcccagactgctgctgtccatgctgaggtggtgcagtctgaagccaagCCTTCAAGGCCCAGAGCTCCTCAAGGTCGTCCCGCAacaccatctgcagtctcccccactgaaagtcagcagcctttcactagccatgctgtagccactggggtagcGTTGCATAGAAGCACTCGGATAGGCAAATGCACATGCAAGACAGTCAttaagggtgattagttgaattTGTGATGTAATATTTGATGAATGGGTGAATAAAGTTTgattgaaaagtttgctttgtggtggcgtttatttcagcaatgtggccaaggtgatgctgtgatggtcagtaacagagggaaggtaaaatGTGGGACGTATTGAAAGGGGAATTAGGGCTACACTCACTCATACATCAGGCAGATGATTTTATCCCGGCTGGCCCAGCCAGAAAGAGGCTGTCTCCATTGTCGGCTTCCTTCCGCTTCCTTCTcttactacataagaacataagaatataagaattaggaacagtagtaggccatctggcccctcgagcctgctccgccatttaacaagatcatggctgatctggccgtggactcagctccacttacccgcccgctccccataacccttaattcccttattagttaaacatctatctatctgtgagttgaatacattcaatgagctagcctcaactgcttccttgggcagagaattccacagattcacaaccctctgggagaagaaattccttctcaactcggttttaaattggctcccctgtattttgaggctgtgccccctagttctagtctccacgatcagtggaaacaacctctctgcctctatcttgtctatccctttcattattttaaatgtttctataagatcacccctcatccttctgaactccaaggagtaaagacccagtctactcaatctatcatcataaggtaaccccctcatctccagaatcaacctagtgaatcgtctctgtacctcctccaaagccagtatatccttccttaagtaaggtgaccaaaactgcagtactccaggtgcggcctcaccaataccctatacagttgcagaagaacctccctgcttttgaactccatccctctcgcaatgcaggccaacattccattcgccttcctgattacctgctgcacctgcaaactaactttttgagattcatgcacaaggacccccaggtccctctgcaccgcagcatgttgtaatttctccccattcaaatagtattccctttttttgttttttttccaaggtggatgacctcacactttccgacattgtattccatctgccaaaccttagcccattcgcttaacctatctaaatctctttgcagcctctctgtgtcctctacacaacccgctttcccactaatctttgtgtcatctgcaaattttgttacactacactctgtcccctcttccaggtcatcta
Protein-coding sequences here:
- the LOC139278104 gene encoding calcitonin gene-related peptide 1, which translates into the protein MHCLKLSTFLLVASVSLSSLHGLQAAPSSYKDCLKLSNFLLVASVSALAQWISHDLIEWRSKLEGPNGLLLFLFLMLLCSIYSCSFRVGKRKCNLATCVTQRLADFLSRSSNSLGPFYTPTNVGSNTYGKRDGMGLYSREVLSYLQR